A DNA window from Hevea brasiliensis isolate MT/VB/25A 57/8 chromosome 2, ASM3005281v1, whole genome shotgun sequence contains the following coding sequences:
- the LOC131168756 gene encoding light-inducible protein CPRF2-like isoform X2 — protein MNSIFSVDDFSDLSWQATVTAHPPVMSRSASEWELEKFLEEFPAPTSSSASDNTAVPSAVSQSPTLSKPRNGEDDVVEIEKPEIHPLPPPASLPRNFLPQPLDRASLAPTDSEDYRAFLKSQLDLACAAAAKSRESSVKPEGVSSLAEDQTVAAKNLPPGSQFCGNGNGNGNGISKAQSDADGGSLRLPALTSTQRKQEIPARQTTSGSSREDSDDDDLDGDTGTNEHMDPADEKRARRMQSNRESARRSRRRKQAQLNELEAQVGHLRDERTSLLTRLTDINKKCDDASVDNRILNANIETLRTKVQMAEDQVKRVTGLNPLLLARSNMPSIGMQFVAGQTDASAGVAVPMQPNNNHFFHHSVPNIPSSAQNLQGLNNSCHNNNLTSLATNPQGDNGTSNIGGMPSMQQLTATGQAMADTAPMQHVQKQTVPRVGPATLPSGNKVLSHPVAKDNKKK, from the exons atGAATAGTATATTTTCGGTCGACGATTTCTCCGATCTGTCATGGCAGGCCACGGTGACCGCTCATCCGCCGGTGATGAGTAGGAGTGCATCGGAGTGGGAGCTGGAAAAGTTTCTAGAAGAATTCCCGGCCCCTACTTCCTCATCCGCTAGCGACAACACCGCTGTTCCTTCTGCGGTCTCCCAATCACCGACTTTATCGAAGCCGCGGAATGGTGAAGACGATGTGGTGGAGATCGAAAAGCCTGAAATTCATCCTCTTCCTCCTCCTGCTTCTCTTCCTCGTAATTTTCTGCCTCAGCCGTTGGATCGCGCTTCATTGGCTCCGACTGATTCAGAGGACTACCGCGCTTTCCTCAAGTCCCAGCTCGATCTCGCCTGTGCTGCTGCGGCCAAGTCTCGG GAATCGAGTGTAAAGCCTGAAGGTGTTTCTTCTTTAGCTGAGGATCAAACGGTGGCTGCCAAGAATTTGCCGCCAGGATCACAATTTTGTG GTAATGGTAATGGTAATGGTAATGGTATATCCAAGGCACAGAGTGACGCTGATGGTGGATCACTTCGCCTTCCAGCATTAACTTCTACACAGAGAAAACAAGAGATACCAGCGAGGCAAACAACCAGCGGTTCTTCAAGAGAGGATTCAGATGATGATGATCTTGATGGAGATACAGGAACCAATGAACATATGGATCCTGCTGATGAAAAACGTGCAAGGAG GATGCAGTCAAATCGAGAGTCAGCCAGACGTTCAAGAAGAAGAAAACAGGCACAGCTAAATGAACTCGAAGCACAG GTTGGTCATCTGAGGGATGAGCGCACTTCATTGCTAACTCGCTTAACAGACATAAATAAGAAGTGTGATGATGCTTCTGTTGACAATAGAATTTTGAATGCCAATATTGAAACATTAAGGACAAAG GTCCAAATGGCTGaagatcaagttaaacgagtgaCTGGTTTGAACCCTCTGCTTCTAGCAAGATCCAACATGCCCAGCATAGGGATGCAGTTTGTTGCTGGTCAAACCGATGCATCTGCGGGTGTTGCTGTGCCGATGCAACCAAACAACAACCATTTCTTTCACCATTCAGTTCCTAATATCCCCTCCAGTGCTCAAAATTTGCAAGGACTAAACAATAGCTGCCATAACAACAATCTAACTTCTCTTGCCACAAATCCGCAAGGTGATAATGGAACAAGTAATATTGGTGGAATGCCCTCTATGCAGCAGTTAACAGCTACTGGGCAAGCTATGGCTGATACGGCTCCCATGCAACATGTACAAAAGCAAACTGTTCCTAGGGTCGGGCCAGCGACTTTGCCCAGTGGCAACAAAGTTCTTTCTCATCCAGTTGCAAAGGATAATAAAAAGAAATGA
- the LOC131168756 gene encoding light-inducible protein CPRF2-like isoform X1 — MNSIFSVDDFSDLSWQATVTAHPPVMSRSASEWELEKFLEEFPAPTSSSASDNTAVPSAVSQSPTLSKPRNGEDDVVEIEKPEIHPLPPPASLPRNFLPQPLDRASLAPTDSEDYRAFLKSQLDLACAAAAKSRESSVKPEGVSSLAEDQTVAAKNLPPGSQFCGKSNGNGNGNGISKAQSDADGGSLRLPALTSTQRKQEIPARQTTSGSSREDSDDDDLDGDTGTNEHMDPADEKRARRMQSNRESARRSRRRKQAQLNELEAQVGHLRDERTSLLTRLTDINKKCDDASVDNRILNANIETLRTKVQMAEDQVKRVTGLNPLLLARSNMPSIGMQFVAGQTDASAGVAVPMQPNNNHFFHHSVPNIPSSAQNLQGLNNSCHNNNLTSLATNPQGDNGTSNIGGMPSMQQLTATGQAMADTAPMQHVQKQTVPRVGPATLPSGNKVLSHPVAKDNKKK, encoded by the exons atGAATAGTATATTTTCGGTCGACGATTTCTCCGATCTGTCATGGCAGGCCACGGTGACCGCTCATCCGCCGGTGATGAGTAGGAGTGCATCGGAGTGGGAGCTGGAAAAGTTTCTAGAAGAATTCCCGGCCCCTACTTCCTCATCCGCTAGCGACAACACCGCTGTTCCTTCTGCGGTCTCCCAATCACCGACTTTATCGAAGCCGCGGAATGGTGAAGACGATGTGGTGGAGATCGAAAAGCCTGAAATTCATCCTCTTCCTCCTCCTGCTTCTCTTCCTCGTAATTTTCTGCCTCAGCCGTTGGATCGCGCTTCATTGGCTCCGACTGATTCAGAGGACTACCGCGCTTTCCTCAAGTCCCAGCTCGATCTCGCCTGTGCTGCTGCGGCCAAGTCTCGG GAATCGAGTGTAAAGCCTGAAGGTGTTTCTTCTTTAGCTGAGGATCAAACGGTGGCTGCCAAGAATTTGCCGCCAGGATCACAATTTTGTGGTAAGA GTAATGGTAATGGTAATGGTAATGGTATATCCAAGGCACAGAGTGACGCTGATGGTGGATCACTTCGCCTTCCAGCATTAACTTCTACACAGAGAAAACAAGAGATACCAGCGAGGCAAACAACCAGCGGTTCTTCAAGAGAGGATTCAGATGATGATGATCTTGATGGAGATACAGGAACCAATGAACATATGGATCCTGCTGATGAAAAACGTGCAAGGAG GATGCAGTCAAATCGAGAGTCAGCCAGACGTTCAAGAAGAAGAAAACAGGCACAGCTAAATGAACTCGAAGCACAG GTTGGTCATCTGAGGGATGAGCGCACTTCATTGCTAACTCGCTTAACAGACATAAATAAGAAGTGTGATGATGCTTCTGTTGACAATAGAATTTTGAATGCCAATATTGAAACATTAAGGACAAAG GTCCAAATGGCTGaagatcaagttaaacgagtgaCTGGTTTGAACCCTCTGCTTCTAGCAAGATCCAACATGCCCAGCATAGGGATGCAGTTTGTTGCTGGTCAAACCGATGCATCTGCGGGTGTTGCTGTGCCGATGCAACCAAACAACAACCATTTCTTTCACCATTCAGTTCCTAATATCCCCTCCAGTGCTCAAAATTTGCAAGGACTAAACAATAGCTGCCATAACAACAATCTAACTTCTCTTGCCACAAATCCGCAAGGTGATAATGGAACAAGTAATATTGGTGGAATGCCCTCTATGCAGCAGTTAACAGCTACTGGGCAAGCTATGGCTGATACGGCTCCCATGCAACATGTACAAAAGCAAACTGTTCCTAGGGTCGGGCCAGCGACTTTGCCCAGTGGCAACAAAGTTCTTTCTCATCCAGTTGCAAAGGATAATAAAAAGAAATGA
- the LOC131174546 gene encoding tryptophan synthase alpha chain-like, which produces MAFTLKSTPTSFVHLKKPETNLFLRFASCKSTVVSTRRFAPMAALTIAPTLGLSDTFSNLRKQGKVAFIPYITAGDPDLSTTAEALKVLDSCGSDIIELGVPYSDPLADGPVIQAAATRSLARGTNFDAITSMLKEVAPQLTCPIALFTYYNPILKRGIEKFMFTVKDSGVKGLVVPDVPLEESELLRKEAFKNNIELVLLTTPTTPVERMKAIVEASEGFVYLVSSVGVTGARASVSDRVQTLLQDIKEATTKPVAVGFGISKPEHVKQVARWGADGVIVGSAMVKLLGEANSPEEGLKELENLAKSLKSALP; this is translated from the exons ATGGCTTTTACCCTGAAATCAACACCAACTAGCTTCGTCCACCTCAAGAAGCCGGAGaccaatctctttcttcgatTCGCCTCCTGCAAATCTACTGTTGTTTCAACCAGAAGATTCGCTCCAATGGCTGCGCTGACGATAGCCCCTACACTTGGTCTATCTGACACGTTCTCCAATCTGAGAAAACAAGGCAAA GTCGCATTCATTCCATATATCACAGCTGGTGACCCTGACCTTTCAACCACAGCAGAAGCCTTGAAGGTGCTGGATTCCTGTGGATCTGACATAATTGAACTGGGTGTTCCTTACTCTGATCCGCTGGCAGATGGTCCAGTTATTCAG GCAGCAGCTACTCGTTCCTTGGCAAGagggaccaattttgatgcaataacATCAATGTTGAAGGAG GTGGCTCCACAGTTAACCTGTCCAATTGCTTTATTTACATATTACAACCCAATATTAAAGCGTGGAATTGAGAAGTTTATGTTCACCGTAAAAGACAGCGGTGTAAAAG GACTTGTTGTCCCAGATGTACCTCTAGAGGAATCTGAACTTTTGAGGAAGGAAGCCTTCAAGAATAATATTGAACTG GTACTTCTTACAACACCAACTACTCCTGTAGAAAGAATGAAAGCCATTGTTGAAGCATCAGAGGGATTTGTGTATCTT GTGAGCTCAGTTGGAGTTACTGGTGCCCGTGCATCTGTAAGTGATCGAGTACAAACTCTTCTGCAGGACATTAAAGAG GCAACAACTAAGCCTGTAGCAGTTGGCTTTGGCATATCAAAACCTGAGCATGTGAAACAG GTAGCAAGATGGGGTGCTGATGGTGTCATTGTTGGTAGTGCTATGGTAAAATTGTTGGGTGAAGCAAATTCTCCAGAGGAAGGGTTGAAGGAACTAGAAAATTTAGCCAAATCGTTGAAGTCTGCACTTCCTTGA
- the LOC110659664 gene encoding uncharacterized protein LOC110659664 — protein MLGISYGELFLLLGATAALIGPKDLPVIARTAGRLAGRAIGYVQLARGQFENVMQQSQARQVHKELQDTMAQLEAIRHEIRSISILNPGPLTRRLVDNIDPSSGSNASSVPENLDAENTLKATVSKPHNQQTNGGSIPTATISKASGLCIMHSQATAYARLAESSASKLGLVQSNADAGDLVDGVGLLNVLPVSAESTGMLPNRPDDVRGSDIVLEAVLESEVAHNAKDFFAQPQNQIKCE, from the exons ATGCTTGGGATCTCTTATGGAGAACTCTTCCTCTTGCTCGGAGCCACTGCTGCACTTATTG GACCCAAGGATCTACCAGTAATAGCAAGAACAGCTGGGAGATTAGCTGGTCGAGCCATTGGCTATGTCCAGTTGGCTCGGGGTCAATTCGAGAACGTCATGCAGCAATCTCAAGCCCGCCAA GTCCACAAGGAACTTCAAGACACAATGGCTCAACTTGAAGCCATACGTCATGAAATTCGAAGCATATCTATCTTGAATCCAGGTCCATTAACTCGGAGGCTAGTAGATAACATTGATCCTTCATCTGGCTCTAATG CCAGTAGCGTTCCTGAAAATCTAGATGCAGAGAATACACTGAAAGCTACTGTTTCCAAGCCTCATAATCAGCAAACAAATGGAGGGAGTATACCAACAGCTACCATTTCCAAG GCATCGGGTTTATGTATTATGCACAGCCAAGCAACTGCATATGCAAGATTGGCTGAATCCTCTGCCTCAAAGCTTGGCTTAGTTCAAAGTAATGCTGATGCTGGAGATCTTGTTGATGGGGTGGGTCTTCTGAACGTTCTTCCTGTATCTGCTGAAAGTACTGGGATGTTACCAAATCGCCCAG ATGATGTGAGAGGATCTGACATTGTGCTGGAAGCTGTATTGGAGTCTGAGGTGGCTCACAATGCCAAAGATTTTTTTGCACAACcccaaaatcaaataaaatgtGAATGA